The nucleotide window CAGGGGGCGGGAGCGACCAGGATCGATCGCTCTTCGCCTCGGCGCTCGACCTCGAGCGGGACCGGCGGCGTTCTCGGGGCGACCGAAGAGGACGATAAGAGCGCGATCCCACCCAAGACTCCTGCCGTCGATGAACCAAGGGCCGCAGCCGTCCGCTCGGTTTGGAAGGCTCGGTTGCTGCTCCACGATTACCGCGGAGCGCATGAGATCATCGAGAAGGGGGGCATGAAGGAGTCGTCCCGCGACGTCCAACTCGGTGATTTGGCCGATGGTCTCATCCCGGACTCGTGGATCGCGACCCCCAATTTCCCCCGCTCCCAGATCGTCCGTGACATCATGTCAACGACTCGGGGGACAGAGGACCTTTCCGATCGCTGGCGAGTGGCGAACGAAGTGATCGATGGCATGCCGCCCGGACCCAGGAAGGTCGGACTTCTCACACGACTGGAGCTGGCGACTCAGGTCGTCTCCACGGCGATCAGTGACGCCCGCAGCATTCCGGCGCTGCAAGAAGTCGATGCCGTTGGACGCCCCAAGACGAACCCCGCAGCCTCGGGCGTCGACCGAACGTCGGTCGCCCCATTCGAGACAGAAAAGGAGGCGGCCAGGCTGAGGAAGCGTATCGTGGAAGAGGTCGAGAAGGTCCACGACGACTCGTTCCTTACGGCCTGCTGGAACGAAATGTGGGCAAGTTGGAATTTCATTCGAACCTGCCTTCTCACCGCCGCCGGCGCTGGGCTCATGCAGTTGTTCAAGACCGCTTCCGAGTCCCTGGGAACGCGCGTGGGTCAAATCAGCCCTCTGGCGTTGAAGTCGCCCGAGCCGAAAACCGGCTCGGGCGACTCCAAACCTAAGGACTGAAAAACTCTGGGCGGCTGAATCACTCGGGGAGTGGCTTTCCCTTCGTCTCCGGGGCGAACGGCAAGACGAGCAGGCCCAGGAAGAACACGCCGCACATGGTGATGCCGGCGTATCGCATGGGTTCGGGATAGTCCTTGAACACGACGCTCGTCAGGTAACCGAGCGCGAACGGGCCGGAGGCGGCGACGAACCGACCGACGTTATAGCAGAACGAGATGCCGGTGCTTCTGAGCCGCGTGGGGAACAGCTCGGGGAAGTAGATCGCGTAGCCGCCGAAGAGGGCGAGTTGGCAGAAGCCCATGAGCGGGATCAGCACGAAGATGTGCCAGAAATCATTCATGAGCCAGAACGCCGAAGAGGTGGCCGCGGCCGCGGCGACGAAGGAAATGGCGAAGGCCGGTCGGCGGCCCAGTCGTTCGGCGAGGAAGGCGTATCCTTGAATGCCGAAGAAGGCCCCGGCGTTGAACATCAGCAACGTCATGCCGGCCCAGAACGTCAGCTTGCCGGTGATCTCTTGCGCGGTCAGTCCCTGCGCCTCATAGTGCTTGCGAAGCACCGTTCGGGTCAGGTCGTTGCTGAAGACGCCGATCCCCCAGAGGCCGACCACGCCGGCGAAGGCGAGCACCATCCCCACGATCGTGTTCCGCCGCCATCGCGGATCGCCGAACAATTCCGAGATCGACCCTAGCTTCTGGGTCGCTGGCGTACCGAGATCCTCGTCCGTCTCCTTGCGGACCGCGGCCTTCCAGCGCTCGGGCTCCTTGAGCCGGAGGAAGATGGGAATCGCCAGCAGCGAAGGAAGCAGGCCGACGAGGAACATCGCCCGCCAGGCGCTGCCGACCGCGCCCGATTCCTCAAGCTTTCCAAGCCCGATGCCGATCATCCCCGCCATCATATTGCCGACGGCGGAAAGAGCCTGGAGCCAGCCCAGTGCGTGCGGTCGAGCGCGATCCGACATGACCTCGGCCACGAGAGAGACGCCAACCGCGAACTGGCCCCCGACGCCGAGCCCTGTGAGAAAGCGGTAGAAGGAGAAGTCCCAGACCCCCCGGGAGATCGCACTCAACCCTGTGAATGCGGAGTACGTGAGGATCGTCAGCATCATTGTCTTCGCCCGGCCGAGCTTGTCGCCAAGGATGCCGAAGAAGATGCCGCCCGTGGCCCAGCCCAGCATGAAGATGCAGGTCGTCACGCCCGAATAGTAGTCGACGTCCGAGGCGCTGGCCGGCGTTTCACCGCCCAGCAGTTGCGTTACGGCGGGCTTCCGCGCCAGGTTGAACAATTGCTGGTCCATCGT belongs to Paludisphaera rhizosphaerae and includes:
- a CDS encoding MFS transporter, with translation MHASPDVTPSSTPLTDGAPWWRELSSYQWFVFLVASLGWLFDTMDQQLFNLARKPAVTQLLGGETPASASDVDYYSGVTTCIFMLGWATGGIFFGILGDKLGRAKTMMLTILTYSAFTGLSAISRGVWDFSFYRFLTGLGVGGQFAVGVSLVAEVMSDRARPHALGWLQALSAVGNMMAGMIGIGLGKLEESGAVGSAWRAMFLVGLLPSLLAIPIFLRLKEPERWKAAVRKETDEDLGTPATQKLGSISELFGDPRWRRNTIVGMVLAFAGVVGLWGIGVFSNDLTRTVLRKHYEAQGLTAQEITGKLTFWAGMTLLMFNAGAFFGIQGYAFLAERLGRRPAFAISFVAAAAATSSAFWLMNDFWHIFVLIPLMGFCQLALFGGYAIYFPELFPTRLRSTGISFCYNVGRFVAASGPFALGYLTSVVFKDYPEPMRYAGITMCGVFFLGLLVLPFAPETKGKPLPE